A window of Clostridioides sp. ES-S-0010-02 genomic DNA:
CTGTGTTGCTGTATTTTCTTTAAAACTATATTGTTCTTCTGATTCTTCCATGTAAATAGTCCTTTCTCTGCAAGACAATGTCAGTTTTTTACTCTTTTCACTTCTTCTAGTTTCCCATATGACTCCATCAAATATAGTTTCTTCTTTTTTACTCTCATATGCAATATCAATTAGAACTATTTTATCACCTTTTTTAATTCCTATATCTTGAAGTTGCTTAGGTTCTACTAATGATACATCCATCTTATATGCAACTCCATCTATAGCTTCACTTAATGTTATTCCCTCATTAAAATTTGCAATGTCATATTTTCCATTTAGTATTATTTTCATTTGCTAGGTATCACCAACTTTTGTCCTTTTTTAATAATATTTGGATTTTTACCAATAACTTTTTTATTTTCGGGTATATTATAAATCTCTTTCCACCTTGAACCCTTACCTAAAAGATTTTTAGCTATCTTATATAATGTATCACTTGCTTTAACAGTATATATTTTAGATTTAGTTTGAGTATTAGGTCTATTATCTTTTAAGTCTGTTTTAGCATTACTCTTAGTCTCTTTTTTTAATGTCTCTATCTTCAGTTCTCTGTAAGTTCTAAATGTTATCTCAATGTCCCTATCTTCTTCTCTTCCCGCTGTTTGAGTATTGCTAAAACTAGATATTGTAACTAACCCATTGTAACCAAAACCAGTTACTATTAAGCGTAATGGTTCGGCTTGGTCTACCCATTTTTCAAGCATTGCAACTACTTCGATTGGATTTTTTAACTCGCTATATCTGCAATAAGAAGCATCATATAAGTTAGGTAAGAATGTCTTGAATGATATTTCTCTTATCTTCTCCCCTTCTTTTTTAATGTCAAATTCACCTAAATTCACTATATCTACAGTTTCAAATCTTTTTTCTTTTTTTATAGATAAAGAATCTTGCGGATTAACTGGAAAATGGAAATCTATTTTTTCTTTTTCATTTTTTAGGTATATGTCTATTACCAAGTTATCACTTCC
This region includes:
- a CDS encoding LysM peptidoglycan-binding domain-containing protein — translated: MVIDIYLKNEKEKIDFHFPVNPQDSLSIKKEKRFETVDIVNLGEFDIKKEGEKIREISFKTFLPNLYDASYCRYSELKNPIEVVAMLEKWVDQAEPLRLIVTGFGYNGLVTISSFSNTQTAGREEDRDIEITFRTYRELKIETLKKETKSNAKTDLKDNRPNTQTKSKIYTVKASDTLYKIAKNLLGKGSRWKEIYNIPENKKVIGKNPNIIKKGQKLVIPSK